A single window of Flavobacterium aestivum DNA harbors:
- the galE gene encoding UDP-glucose 4-epimerase GalE: protein MKILVTGGLGFIGSHTVVELQNEGFEVVIIDDLSNSSEEVLKGIVAITGKTPIFEKLDLREKELVRNFFKKHNDVSGVIHFAASKAVGESVGNPLLYYENNITSLIYLLQELSKQDKANFIFSSSCTVYGQAEEMPITEDAPVQKPMSPYGNTKKVGEEIISDVAKVTSVNAILLRYFNPVGAHPSAEIGELPIGVPQNLVPFITQTGSGVRQELSVFGDDYPTPDGTCIRDYIHVVDLAKAHVIALQRLLNGKNLEKIEIFNLGTGTGSSVLEVIHSFEKVSDKKLPYKIVPRREGDITEAYANTDKANDVLGWKAESTLDEAMASAWKWEEKIRS from the coding sequence ATGAAAATACTAGTTACAGGAGGTTTAGGTTTTATCGGTTCTCATACCGTTGTAGAATTACAAAATGAAGGCTTTGAAGTGGTTATTATTGATGACCTTTCTAATTCATCAGAAGAGGTTTTGAAAGGTATTGTTGCGATTACTGGCAAAACACCAATTTTTGAAAAATTAGATTTAAGAGAAAAAGAGTTAGTTCGTAATTTCTTCAAAAAGCATAATGATGTTTCGGGAGTTATTCACTTCGCGGCATCTAAAGCAGTTGGAGAAAGCGTTGGGAACCCATTATTGTATTATGAAAACAATATCACTTCTTTGATTTATCTTTTGCAAGAGCTTTCTAAACAAGATAAAGCCAACTTCATTTTTAGTTCTTCATGTACGGTTTACGGACAAGCAGAAGAAATGCCAATTACAGAAGACGCTCCTGTACAAAAACCAATGTCGCCTTATGGAAACACCAAAAAAGTTGGGGAAGAAATTATTAGTGATGTGGCCAAAGTAACTAGTGTTAATGCTATTTTATTGCGTTACTTTAACCCAGTTGGAGCACATCCATCTGCAGAAATTGGAGAATTGCCAATAGGCGTTCCTCAAAATTTAGTGCCATTTATTACCCAAACAGGCTCTGGAGTACGTCAGGAATTATCAGTGTTTGGAGATGATTATCCTACACCAGACGGAACTTGTATCCGTGATTATATACATGTGGTAGATTTGGCAAAAGCTCACGTGATTGCATTACAACGTTTATTAAACGGAAAAAACCTTGAAAAAATAGAAATATTCAATTTAGGAACAGGAACAGGAAGTTCTGTATTAGAAGTGATACATAGTTTCGAAAAAGTGAGCGATAAAAAACTACCTTATAAAATTGTTCCTCGTAGAGAAGGTGACATTACCGAAGCATATGCCAATACAGATAAAGCAAATGATGTATTGGGCTGGAAAGCAGAATCTACCTTAGATGAAGCCATGGCCAGTGCTTGGAAATGGGAAGAGAAGATTCGTTCGTAA
- a CDS encoding DegT/DnrJ/EryC1/StrS family aminotransferase produces MKKIQMVDLKGQYDKIAATVNASIQEVLDTNTYINGPQVHSFQKSLETYLDVKHVIPCANGTDALQIAMMGLGLKPGDEVITADFTFAATVEVIALLQLTPVLVDVDMENMNISIDAIKKAITPKTKAIVPVHLFGRAANMEEIMAIAKEHNLFVIEDNAQAIGANCAFSDGTKKKAGTIGHVSSTSFFPSKNLGCYGDGGAIFTNDDALAHIIRGIVNHGMYERYHHDVVGVNSRLDSVQAAVLNAKLPLLDQYNAARREAAGKYNAALSGHSNIIVPEFDSKGDDHVFHQYTLRIINADRNGLMQHLLDKGIPCAIYYPIPLHLQKAYLDVRYKEEDFPVTNQLVQEVLSLPMHTELDDEQIKFITDSVLEYLK; encoded by the coding sequence ATGAAAAAAATACAAATGGTTGACCTAAAAGGTCAATATGATAAAATTGCAGCAACTGTAAATGCTTCTATACAGGAAGTTTTGGATACCAATACTTATATTAACGGACCTCAGGTTCATTCATTTCAAAAATCATTAGAGACATATCTAGATGTTAAGCATGTTATTCCGTGTGCAAATGGTACAGATGCTTTGCAAATTGCCATGATGGGGCTTGGGTTAAAACCCGGAGATGAGGTAATCACAGCCGATTTTACTTTTGCAGCTACTGTTGAGGTGATTGCTTTATTACAGTTAACACCAGTTTTAGTTGATGTTGATATGGAAAATATGAATATTTCTATCGATGCAATTAAAAAAGCAATAACTCCAAAAACAAAAGCAATTGTTCCGGTACATTTGTTTGGTCGTGCTGCCAATATGGAGGAAATTATGGCTATTGCCAAAGAGCATAATCTTTTTGTAATTGAGGATAATGCTCAAGCTATTGGAGCTAATTGCGCATTCTCTGATGGAACTAAAAAGAAAGCAGGTACAATAGGTCATGTGTCTTCTACTTCTTTCTTCCCATCAAAAAACTTGGGATGTTATGGTGATGGTGGAGCAATTTTTACCAATGATGATGCTTTGGCTCATATTATTAGAGGTATCGTTAATCACGGGATGTACGAGCGTTACCATCATGATGTAGTAGGAGTGAATTCTCGATTAGATAGTGTTCAGGCAGCAGTTTTAAACGCGAAGCTACCTTTGTTAGATCAATACAATGCGGCACGTCGTGAAGCAGCAGGAAAATACAATGCAGCTCTTTCTGGACATTCTAATATAATAGTTCCGGAATTTGATTCAAAAGGAGATGATCACGTTTTTCATCAGTATACTTTGAGAATCATCAATGCTGATCGAAATGGATTGATGCAACATTTATTGGATAAAGGAATTCCATGTGCTATTTACTATCCGATTCCATTGCATTTACAAAAAGCGTATTTGGATGTTCGTTATAAAGAGGAAGATTTCCCGGTTACGAATCAGTTAGTTCAAGAAGTGCTTTCTTTACCAATGCATACCGAATTAGATGATGAGCAAATTAAATTTATAACGGATAGCGTTTTAGAGTATTTAAAATGA
- a CDS encoding 3-deoxy-D-manno-octulosonic acid transferase → MHFLYNLTLLLAQFILKIVALFSPKMKLFIEGRKNVFSTLELKIQPTDKTIWFHAASLGEYEQGLPVIEKIKETYPNHKIIVTFFSPSGYEVRKNNTVTDATVYLPLDTPKNAKHFLKLVHPDLVFFIKYEFWINYLDQLKKQNIPTYLISGIFREKQLFFKWYGGFYRKALDTFTHFFVQNENSKKLITELGKTNVTISGDTRFDRVVAILEKDNTLDFIAEFKNNSTTIVIGSSWPKDETLLIEYINSCTLDVKFIIAPHNIKAEQIENLKNSISKKVVLFSEKESKDLSQYNVFIIDTIGILTKIYSYADIAYVGGGFGNPGVHNILEPATFGVPIVIGSNYSHFEEATSLVQLGGCISISNQKELEQALSTLIQNNETRHHKGQICSSFVQKNKGATNSIMTRIIKL, encoded by the coding sequence ATGCACTTTCTTTATAATTTAACCTTACTACTTGCTCAATTTATACTGAAAATCGTAGCTCTTTTTAGCCCCAAAATGAAGCTTTTTATAGAAGGCAGAAAAAATGTTTTTTCGACTTTGGAGCTAAAGATACAACCAACAGATAAAACCATTTGGTTTCATGCAGCATCATTAGGCGAATACGAACAAGGTTTACCCGTAATTGAAAAAATTAAAGAAACCTATCCCAATCATAAAATTATAGTTACCTTCTTTTCTCCATCGGGTTATGAAGTTCGTAAAAACAACACCGTTACTGACGCGACTGTTTATCTACCTCTGGACACTCCAAAAAACGCCAAACATTTTTTAAAACTGGTTCATCCGGATCTTGTTTTCTTTATTAAATATGAATTTTGGATTAATTATCTGGATCAACTAAAAAAACAAAACATCCCTACTTACTTAATTTCCGGAATTTTTAGAGAGAAACAATTATTCTTTAAGTGGTATGGTGGATTTTACAGAAAAGCGCTGGACACTTTTACTCATTTCTTTGTACAAAATGAAAACTCAAAAAAACTAATAACCGAATTGGGCAAAACCAATGTTACCATTTCTGGTGATACCCGATTTGATAGAGTAGTTGCAATCTTAGAAAAAGACAATACATTAGATTTCATTGCTGAATTCAAAAACAATAGCACAACCATAGTAATTGGCAGTTCTTGGCCTAAAGATGAAACCTTACTAATCGAATACATCAATTCTTGTACTCTTGATGTAAAGTTTATCATTGCTCCGCACAACATAAAAGCAGAACAAATTGAAAACTTAAAGAACAGCATCAGCAAAAAAGTGGTTTTATTTTCAGAAAAGGAAAGTAAAGATTTATCCCAATACAATGTATTTATAATAGACACCATAGGCATTCTTACCAAGATTTATAGTTATGCGGACATTGCTTATGTGGGAGGTGGTTTCGGAAACCCAGGTGTGCACAATATTCTGGAACCTGCCACCTTTGGAGTACCCATAGTTATAGGCTCAAACTACTCACATTTCGAAGAAGCAACTAGTTTAGTGCAATTAGGAGGTTGTATTTCGATATCCAATCAAAAAGAGTTGGAGCAAGCTTTATCTACCCTTATTCAGAACAATGAAACAAGACATCATAAAGGTCAAATTTGCAGCTCTTTTGTACAAAAAAACAAAGGTGCCACAAATAGCATTATGACAAGAATCATCAAGCTCTAG